One Mixta gaviniae genomic window carries:
- a CDS encoding winged helix-turn-helix domain-containing protein: protein MFYCINNNVIFDPINHTLTSSKFYPEKDTKINQPASRCLALLIERKGDIITQDDFMNEVWRKHGMEVTVNTLYQNISILRKTLKRAGIVENIIITVPKKGIMLSARVEEGEEKALMLPATDLVAAGRPPRKRGGLRLLIVLWAALLAVLLTLWLAFA from the coding sequence ATGTTCTACTGTATTAATAATAACGTTATCTTCGATCCGATAAATCATACATTAACCTCCAGTAAATTCTACCCGGAAAAGGATACGAAGATTAATCAGCCCGCCAGCCGCTGTCTGGCGTTACTGATTGAGCGTAAGGGAGATATTATTACGCAGGATGATTTTATGAATGAAGTCTGGCGAAAACACGGTATGGAAGTGACGGTTAATACGCTTTATCAAAACATCTCTATTTTGCGTAAAACATTAAAGCGTGCCGGCATCGTTGAAAATATCATTATTACCGTGCCGAAAAAGGGCATTATGCTTTCTGCGCGGGTAGAGGAAGGCGAGGAAAAAGCATTGATGCTGCCGGCCACCGATCTCGTCGCGGCCGGCAGGCCGCCGCGTAAACGCGGCGGCCTGCGGCTGCTGATTGTGCTGTGGGCGGCGTTGCTTGCCGTGCTGCTGACGCTGTGGCTCGCCTTTGCCTGA
- a CDS encoding DUF445 domain-containing protein, with protein MEKINELKRAKRLALSLLLIAAATFLITLFLPPGLWVSGVKAVAEAAMVGALADWFAVVALFRRVPVPFISRHTAIIPRNKDRIGENLGRFVQEKFLGTESLLALIRRHDPAQLIGNWLSAPDNAQRVGQHLLQLMRGFLDLTDDTRIQGFIRRAVHKAIDKVDLTQSSALLLESLTKNNRHQALLDAAIEQLLRLLNKESTREFIALQIVRWLKREHPIKAKVLPTEWLGEHSAELVSSAVNSLLDDVSQDQGHELRLGFNRAVEKLITRLKTDPDMAERAETIKGYLKEDEALNRYIGELWGDLRGWLKADLNAEDSRVGQRVTEAGLWLGETLVNDAALRASLNQHMEQAAQSVAPEFAAFLTRHISDTVKSWDAREMSQQIELNIGKDLQFIRINGTLVGGCIGLLLWGITQLPALWQWLSAG; from the coding sequence ATGGAGAAAATAAACGAACTGAAGCGAGCTAAGCGCTTGGCGCTTTCACTGCTGCTGATTGCCGCAGCAACCTTTCTTATCACGCTGTTTTTGCCGCCCGGGCTCTGGGTGAGCGGCGTAAAAGCCGTCGCGGAGGCCGCCATGGTGGGGGCGCTGGCCGACTGGTTTGCCGTCGTCGCCCTGTTCCGCCGCGTGCCGGTGCCCTTTATCTCCCGTCATACTGCCATTATTCCGCGCAATAAAGATCGCATTGGCGAGAATCTCGGCCGTTTTGTACAGGAGAAATTTTTAGGCACCGAATCGCTGCTGGCGCTGATCCGCCGTCACGATCCCGCGCAGCTGATCGGCAACTGGCTGAGCGCACCGGACAATGCGCAGCGGGTAGGACAACATCTGCTGCAGCTGATGCGCGGCTTTCTCGACCTGACCGATGACACGCGCATTCAGGGCTTTATCCGCCGCGCGGTGCATAAGGCGATCGATAAGGTCGATTTAACCCAGTCCAGCGCCCTGCTGCTGGAGAGCCTGACCAAAAATAATCGTCATCAGGCACTGCTTGATGCGGCGATTGAACAGCTGCTGCGTCTGCTTAATAAGGAAAGTACGCGGGAGTTTATCGCCCTGCAGATCGTGCGCTGGCTGAAGCGCGAACATCCTATCAAGGCCAAAGTGCTGCCGACCGAATGGCTGGGCGAGCATAGCGCCGAGCTGGTCTCCAGCGCGGTAAACTCGCTGCTGGACGATGTCAGCCAGGATCAGGGCCATGAGCTGCGTCTCGGCTTTAACCGCGCCGTGGAAAAACTGATTACCCGTCTGAAAACCGATCCTGATATGGCGGAGCGCGCAGAGACCATTAAAGGCTACCTGAAAGAGGATGAGGCGCTGAACCGCTATATCGGCGAGCTGTGGGGCGATCTGCGCGGCTGGCTGAAGGCCGATCTGAACGCGGAAGATTCACGCGTCGGCCAGCGCGTTACCGAAGCAGGCCTGTGGCTTGGCGAAACCCTGGTAAATGACGCTGCGCTGCGCGCATCGCTGAATCAGCATATGGAGCAGGCGGCACAGTCGGTGGCGCCGGAATTTGCCGCCTTTCTTACTCGTCATATCAGCGATACGGTAAAAAGCTGGGACGCGCGTGAGATGTCGCAACAGATTGAGCTGAATATCGGTAAGGATTTGCAGTTTATACGAATTAACGGCACGCTGGTGGGGGGCTGTATCGGGCTGCTGCTGTGGGGGATAACGCAGCTGCCCGCGCTGTGGCAATGGCTCAGCGCGGGCTAG
- a CDS encoding fimbrial protein, which yields MKRFNQAALAMALLFSSASALAYDGTVNFNGEIIDNTCIISLGNGSNSLVVPMGSVNKSSFTGTGSIASTTQFALVMTNCPAVNASVKFDGPTYEGDQNVLALNPGAGVATGVGIQLYDKDMAALPLFTASNPYQLKEGEDNIMRFYASYIAMAGSVTAGPANAVATFTVNYN from the coding sequence ATGAAACGTTTTAACCAAGCCGCACTCGCTATGGCGCTGCTATTTTCTTCCGCCTCGGCGCTGGCGTACGACGGCACCGTTAATTTCAACGGCGAGATTATTGATAATACCTGCATCATCTCGCTGGGGAACGGCAGCAACAGCCTGGTGGTGCCGATGGGATCGGTGAATAAAAGCAGCTTTACCGGCACCGGGTCTATCGCCTCCACGACCCAGTTCGCGTTGGTTATGACCAACTGCCCGGCGGTGAACGCGAGTGTAAAATTTGATGGCCCCACCTATGAGGGCGACCAAAACGTGCTGGCGCTGAACCCGGGTGCCGGCGTGGCGACCGGCGTCGGCATTCAGCTCTACGATAAGGATATGGCGGCGCTGCCGCTGTTTACCGCCTCTAACCCTTACCAGTTAAAGGAAGGCGAAGATAACATCATGAGATTCTACGCCAGCTATATCGCCATGGCCGGTAGCGTGACCGCCGGCCCGGCTAATGCCGTAGCGACCTTTACCGTTAACTATAACTAA